Within the Solibacillus silvestris genome, the region CTCCAAGCTGTGAAAAAAATGGGACCACTTGATGAATTATTGAAAATGATTCCGGGTGCAAACAAAATGAAGGGCCTTGACAATGTCAAAGTCGATGAAAAGCAGATGGGACGCATCGAAGCAATTATCTATTCGATGACACCAAATGAAAAAACAAACCCTGAAATTATTTCGGCGAGCCGTAAAAAGCGTATTGCCACTGGTTCGGGGACGACAATTCAAGAAGTAAACCGCTTATTGAAGCAGTTTGAAGAAATGAAAAAAATGATGAAACAGATGACGGGCATGGCTCAGGGTAAAGGTAAAAAGAAGATGAAAATGCCTGGTTTTGATTCATTATTTAAATAAAAAATAAGGTGTTAAGAAAAAACACTTTACAAACCATCAAGACATTGCTAATATAATATCTTGTGTGAAACTTATTCGGAGGTGCTATTAAAATGGCAGTTAAAATTCGCTTAAAACGTATGGGAGCTAAAAAATCTCCTTTCTATCGTATCGTAGTTGCAGACGCTCGTTCACCACGTGATGGCCGTCAAATCGAAACAGTAGGTACTTACAACCCACTTACAGTTCCAGCTACAGTACAAATCGATGAAGAGAAAGCTCTTAAATGGTTAACTGATGGTGCAAAACCATCTGATACTGTACGTAACCTGTTCTCAGAACAAGGTATCATGGAAAAATTCCATAACGCTAAATACAGCAAATAATTCAATGATTAATTCGGAGGTGGCATTATGCAGCAGCTGATTGAAGCAATTGTGAAACCGTTAGTCGATTATCCGGAAGACGTTCGTATTGAGACGGACGAAACTTCCAATCGAGTTGTTTATAAACTTTTTGTTCATCCAGAGGATCGAGGGAAAGTGATAGGCAAGCAAGGACGTGTTGCGAAGGCAATTCGTACGATTGTGTACTCAGCAGCGGGCGGCCACCAGAAGAAAAAGACGTATGTCGATATATTGGATTAGTAAAAGAAGGGTGGCATTTTGCTAACCCTTCTTTTTTTGTTATGATAATGTTGTTTTCCGTTACGGTAGGAGTTTATTGCGGTTGCCATAGAAGCATTGTGCATGTGCTCCTGTCGCTCCGCTTTCGTCGCAAAGTAACATTCAAATCAAAAGGCATTTGAATGTTACTTCGCCGCCTTCACTCCAAACAACGGTGTATATAAAAGTTATGTGGTAACAAATTATTATAAAAGGTGGAATATACATGGAATGGTTTAATGTAGGACGTATTGTAAATACACATGGTATTCGCGGAGAACTGCGAATTTTATCGACGACGGACTTTGAAGAAGAACGTTTTGCGGTCGGTTCTAAACTTGCGGCATTCAAAAAAGATGATAAAAAACCGACTTGGGTAACGATCAGTTCATCAAGACGCCATAAAAACTTTATATTGGTGACATTTGAAGGAATGGAAAACATTAATTTAGTGGAACCATTTAAAGAAGGTCTTTTAAAAGTGTCAATGGATCAATTAGCGGAAGATGAGCTTGAAGATAATGAATACTATCACTTTGAAATTAAAGATTGTGAAGTGTTTTCGGAAGAGGGCGAACTGATCGGCGTTGTTACTGATATTTTAGAGACAGGCGCAAACGACGTATGGGAAGTTAAAGCGCAAAATGGTAAGAAACACTACATTCCTTACATTGAAGATATCGTAAAAGATATTGATGTCGATGAAAAGAAAATCATTATTCATGTAATGGAAGGTTTGCTGGAATGAAGATTCACGTATTAAGTTTATTTCCCGATATGTTCACAGGTGTGTTTGGCGCATCAATTTTAAAAAAGGCTCAGGAAAAAGGTGCAGTCGAGCTCGCAGTAACCGATATCCGGGAGTACAGTGTAAATAAGCACAAACAAGTGGATGATTACCCATACGGCGGCGGTGCGGGAATGGTATTAAAGCCGGAGCCGATGTTCAATGCGGTTGAAGCCATTACAGAAGGCCGCAAACCGCGTGTTATACTCATGTGTCCACAAGGCGAGCGCTTCACGCAGAAGAAGGCGGAGGAGCTTGCACTGGAAGATGATTTAGTATTCCTTTGCGGCCATTATGAAGGATATGATGAGCGAATCCGGGAACATCTTGTAACAGATGAGATTTCAATCGGCGACTTTGTTTTAACTGGCGGCGAGCTTCCTGCGATGACGGTAATCGATGCGGTTGTACGTTTATTGCCGGGTGTATTAGGGCAGGAAGATTCACATATTCAGGATTCA harbors:
- a CDS encoding RNA-binding protein, giving the protein MQQLIEAIVKPLVDYPEDVRIETDETSNRVVYKLFVHPEDRGKVIGKQGRVAKAIRTIVYSAAGGHQKKKTYVDILD
- a CDS encoding ribosome maturation factor RimM; translation: MEWFNVGRIVNTHGIRGELRILSTTDFEEERFAVGSKLAAFKKDDKKPTWVTISSSRRHKNFILVTFEGMENINLVEPFKEGLLKVSMDQLAEDELEDNEYYHFEIKDCEVFSEEGELIGVVTDILETGANDVWEVKAQNGKKHYIPYIEDIVKDIDVDEKKIIIHVMEGLLE
- a CDS encoding tRNA (guanine(37)-N(1))-methyltransferase, with protein sequence MKIHVLSLFPDMFTGVFGASILKKAQEKGAVELAVTDIREYSVNKHKQVDDYPYGGGAGMVLKPEPMFNAVEAITEGRKPRVILMCPQGERFTQKKAEELALEDDLVFLCGHYEGYDERIREHLVTDEISIGDFVLTGGELPAMTVIDAVVRLLPGVLGQEDSHIQDSFSTGLLEHPHYTRPADFRGMKVPDILLSGNHAKIEAWREEQSFKRTLERRPDLLEALELTDKQIKIIEKIKSEM
- the rpsP gene encoding 30S ribosomal protein S16 (binds to lower part of 30S body where it stabilizes two domains; required for efficient assembly of 30S; in Escherichia coli this protein has nuclease activity); this encodes MAVKIRLKRMGAKKSPFYRIVVADARSPRDGRQIETVGTYNPLTVPATVQIDEEKALKWLTDGAKPSDTVRNLFSEQGIMEKFHNAKYSK